The following proteins are co-located in the Camarhynchus parvulus chromosome 17, STF_HiC, whole genome shotgun sequence genome:
- the RGS3 gene encoding regulator of G-protein signaling 3 isoform X5, with protein sequence MKNRLGIFRRRNESPGANPSGKLDKVLKSLKPTPEEALKWGDSLEKLLLHKYGLAAFRAFLRTEFSEENLEFWLACEEFKKIKSQSKMVSKAKKIFAEYIAIQSCKEVNLDSYTREHTKENLQNITRSCFDLAQKRIYGLMEKDSYPRFLRSDLYLDIINQKKGSSPL encoded by the exons ATGAAGAACCGCCTGGGGATTTTTCGGCGGCGGAACGAGTCCCCCGGAGCCAACCCCTCCGGCAAGCTGGACAAAGTGCTCAAATCGCTCAA GCCCACTCCCGAGGAAGCGCTCAAGTGGGGGGACtccctggagaagctgctgctgcacaaat ACGGGCTCGCTGCCTTCAGGGCCTTCCTGCGCACCGAGTTCAGCGAGGAGAACCTGGAGTTCTGGCTGGCGTGTGAGGAGTTCAAGAAGATCAAATCCCAGTCCAAGATGGTGTCCAAGGCCAAGAAGATCTTCGCTGAGTACATTGCCATCCAGTCCTGCAAGGAG GTCAACCTGGACTCCTACACACGGGAGCACACCAAGGAGAACCTGCAGAACATCACCCGCAGCTGCTTCGACCTGGCACAGAAGAGGATTTACGGGCTCATGGAGAAGGACTCGTACCCCCGCTTCCTCCGCTCCGACCTCTACTTGGACATAATCAACCAGAAGAAGGGCAGCTCCCCGCTGTAG
- the RGS3 gene encoding regulator of G-protein signaling 3 isoform X2: MLETDAEKPGQMPSEDGKAAVGDAPLAAKAAALAEPWDALGATRAPLPAEKQPVATAKREEQPSSLPAFVIPELRLDSTFSQSAAGTGGATDGEDEEEDEEEEDEDEEDEEEEDSDEQYLERNELKRSSMIETGGQPGYTLSVQGSLRRRTHSEGSLLQETKGHCFTSDTTLHCPDSQGTAARWALPSPRTLKKELVKNGGSIHQLTLLFSGHRKLSGADPECSCDEGDETSRKKRSKSLAKDMKNRLGIFRRRNESPGANPSGKLDKVLKSLKPTPEEALKWGDSLEKLLLHKYGLAAFRAFLRTEFSEENLEFWLACEEFKKIKSQSKMVSKAKKIFAEYIAIQSCKEVNLDSYTREHTKENLQNITRSCFDLAQKRIYGLMEKDSYPRFLRSDLYLDIINQKKGSSPL, from the exons ATGCTGGAGACGGACGCCGAGAAGCCGGGGCAGATGCCCTCGGAGGAtgggaaggcagcagtgggTGATGCCCCTCTGGCTGCCAAGGCAGCGGCTCTGGCCGAGCCCTGGGACGCTCTGGGGGCCACCCGGGCTCCTCTCCCGGCGGAAAAGCAGCCGGTGGCCACGGCAAagagagaggagcagcccagctccctgcccgcCTTTGTCATCCCCGAGCTGCGGCTGGACAGCACCTTCAGCCAGAGCGCCGCGGGCACGGGCGGCGCCACGGACGgcgaggacgaggaggaggatgaggaggaggaagatgaggacgaggaggacgaggaggaggaggacagcGACGAGCAGTACCTGGAGAGGAACGAGCTGAAGCGCAGCAGCATGATCGAGACGGGCGGGCAGCCCGGCTACACCCTGAGCGTGCAGGGGTCGCTGCGGCGCCGCACGCACAGCGAGGGCAGCCTCCTGCAGGAGACCAAGGGCCACTGCTTCACCTCGGACACCACCCTGCACTGCCCCGACAGCCAGGGCACCGCCGCACGCTGggccctgccctcccccaggACCCTCAAGAAGGAGCTGGTCAAGAACGGCGGCTCCATCCACCAGCTGACACTGCTCTTCTCGGGCCACAGGAAG CTGAGTGGAGCAGACCCTGAGTGCAGCTGTGACGAAGGGGACGAGACCTCCCGCAAGAAGCGCAGCAAGAGCCT AGCCAAGGACATGAAGAACCGCCTGGGGATTTTTCGGCGGCGGAACGAGTCCCCCGGAGCCAACCCCTCCGGCAAGCTGGACAAAGTGCTCAAATCGCTCAA GCCCACTCCCGAGGAAGCGCTCAAGTGGGGGGACtccctggagaagctgctgctgcacaaat ACGGGCTCGCTGCCTTCAGGGCCTTCCTGCGCACCGAGTTCAGCGAGGAGAACCTGGAGTTCTGGCTGGCGTGTGAGGAGTTCAAGAAGATCAAATCCCAGTCCAAGATGGTGTCCAAGGCCAAGAAGATCTTCGCTGAGTACATTGCCATCCAGTCCTGCAAGGAG GTCAACCTGGACTCCTACACACGGGAGCACACCAAGGAGAACCTGCAGAACATCACCCGCAGCTGCTTCGACCTGGCACAGAAGAGGATTTACGGGCTCATGGAGAAGGACTCGTACCCCCGCTTCCTCCGCTCCGACCTCTACTTGGACATAATCAACCAGAAGAAGGGCAGCTCCCCGCTGTAG
- the RGS3 gene encoding regulator of G-protein signaling 3 isoform X4 encodes MPFFRDLSKPQPLEFHAEMLLAVQRPHTGSLQRRHTMKEAKDMKNRLGIFRRRNESPGANPSGKLDKVLKSLKPTPEEALKWGDSLEKLLLHKYGLAAFRAFLRTEFSEENLEFWLACEEFKKIKSQSKMVSKAKKIFAEYIAIQSCKEVNLDSYTREHTKENLQNITRSCFDLAQKRIYGLMEKDSYPRFLRSDLYLDIINQKKGSSPL; translated from the exons aTGCCCTTCTTCCGCGACCTGTCCAAGCCGCAGCCGCTGGAGTTCCACGCCGAGATGCTGCTGGCGGTGCAGCGGCCGCACACGGGCAGCCTGCAGCGCCGGCACACCATGAAGGA AGCCAAGGACATGAAGAACCGCCTGGGGATTTTTCGGCGGCGGAACGAGTCCCCCGGAGCCAACCCCTCCGGCAAGCTGGACAAAGTGCTCAAATCGCTCAA GCCCACTCCCGAGGAAGCGCTCAAGTGGGGGGACtccctggagaagctgctgctgcacaaat ACGGGCTCGCTGCCTTCAGGGCCTTCCTGCGCACCGAGTTCAGCGAGGAGAACCTGGAGTTCTGGCTGGCGTGTGAGGAGTTCAAGAAGATCAAATCCCAGTCCAAGATGGTGTCCAAGGCCAAGAAGATCTTCGCTGAGTACATTGCCATCCAGTCCTGCAAGGAG GTCAACCTGGACTCCTACACACGGGAGCACACCAAGGAGAACCTGCAGAACATCACCCGCAGCTGCTTCGACCTGGCACAGAAGAGGATTTACGGGCTCATGGAGAAGGACTCGTACCCCCGCTTCCTCCGCTCCGACCTCTACTTGGACATAATCAACCAGAAGAAGGGCAGCTCCCCGCTGTAG
- the RGS3 gene encoding regulator of G-protein signaling 3 isoform X3 yields the protein MLGGCSGEPWQRHWLRRAVPAGPGTIYGAGAAGPHSLLSRHTLPASMYHAMVDFSEKYLERAKDMKNRLGIFRRRNESPGANPSGKLDKVLKSLKPTPEEALKWGDSLEKLLLHKYGLAAFRAFLRTEFSEENLEFWLACEEFKKIKSQSKMVSKAKKIFAEYIAIQSCKEVNLDSYTREHTKENLQNITRSCFDLAQKRIYGLMEKDSYPRFLRSDLYLDIINQKKGSSPL from the exons ATGCTCGGGGGATGCTCCGGGGAGCCTTGGCAGCGCCATTGGCTGCGCCGCGCCGTCCCTGCCGGCCCCGGGACTATTTATggggcgggggccgcggggccgcaCTCGCTCCTCTCCCGGCACACGCTGCCGGCCTCCATGTACCACGCCATGGTGGACTTTTCGGAAAAATACCTGGAAAG AGCCAAGGACATGAAGAACCGCCTGGGGATTTTTCGGCGGCGGAACGAGTCCCCCGGAGCCAACCCCTCCGGCAAGCTGGACAAAGTGCTCAAATCGCTCAA GCCCACTCCCGAGGAAGCGCTCAAGTGGGGGGACtccctggagaagctgctgctgcacaaat ACGGGCTCGCTGCCTTCAGGGCCTTCCTGCGCACCGAGTTCAGCGAGGAGAACCTGGAGTTCTGGCTGGCGTGTGAGGAGTTCAAGAAGATCAAATCCCAGTCCAAGATGGTGTCCAAGGCCAAGAAGATCTTCGCTGAGTACATTGCCATCCAGTCCTGCAAGGAG GTCAACCTGGACTCCTACACACGGGAGCACACCAAGGAGAACCTGCAGAACATCACCCGCAGCTGCTTCGACCTGGCACAGAAGAGGATTTACGGGCTCATGGAGAAGGACTCGTACCCCCGCTTCCTCCGCTCCGACCTCTACTTGGACATAATCAACCAGAAGAAGGGCAGCTCCCCGCTGTAG